A region from the Salinivibrio kushneri genome encodes:
- a CDS encoding transglutaminase-like cysteine peptidase, whose protein sequence is MKQWHIAGLCLLLSLSAMSLTTKESRWVGQVSSFYGERAGKRVTAWRNMVEKTQGLSEQEKLRKVNDFFNQMYFVDDIDLWGKKDYWATPLEFLGAAAGDCEDFSIAKYFSLRELGIDDKKLRLVYVKAIRLDQFHMVVAYYPTPSSEPVLLDNLDPAIKRASLRRDLLPIYSFNGSRLWLMKERGQGELAGNASRLGLWNDLRSRIDTLKMQKPIRQFDR, encoded by the coding sequence ATGAAGCAATGGCATATTGCCGGGTTATGTTTGTTGCTCTCTCTCAGCGCGATGAGTCTGACCACCAAAGAGTCACGCTGGGTGGGGCAAGTATCGAGCTTTTATGGTGAACGCGCGGGTAAGCGTGTCACGGCATGGCGCAACATGGTGGAAAAGACCCAAGGCTTATCAGAGCAAGAAAAGCTGCGCAAGGTGAATGATTTTTTTAATCAGATGTACTTTGTCGATGATATCGACCTATGGGGAAAAAAAGACTACTGGGCAACGCCTTTAGAGTTTCTTGGTGCCGCCGCCGGTGATTGTGAAGATTTTAGTATCGCAAAATACTTTTCGCTTCGCGAGTTAGGCATTGATGATAAAAAGCTGCGCCTGGTGTACGTAAAAGCAATCCGTCTCGACCAATTTCATATGGTCGTTGCGTATTACCCAACACCGTCCTCCGAGCCGGTGCTACTCGATAACTTAGATCCAGCAATTAAACGTGCGTCGTTAAGACGCGACCTGCTTCCTATATATAGCTTTAATGGTAGCCGACTATGGTTAATGAAAGAACGCGGCCAAGGCGAGCTTGCTGGCAACGCCTCCCGACTTGGCCTTTGGAATGATTTACGTAGCCGTATCGACACCTTAAAGATGCAAAAACCGATTAGACAATTTGATAGGTAA
- a CDS encoding OmpA family protein, giving the protein MKVLGLSLILVLVTGCTVAISPPPTATQSHDVTDSDQDGVINARDRCDNTPRGAVIDNQGCPNYIQPTAARQSPTASARQIDVYFASNTAKVTTGAITNIDAMADFLMDYPGTTLRLTGHASAGGSASYNHALSYRRAMTVKRALIERGITPQRIDVVAKGETDAKHGSGAADAYRRVSGEVLNFKGDVEKAWTIFTRRPQS; this is encoded by the coding sequence ATGAAAGTATTGGGACTGAGCCTGATTCTTGTGCTAGTCACCGGATGTACGGTGGCGATCTCTCCACCCCCTACGGCCACGCAAAGTCATGATGTAACCGACAGTGATCAAGATGGCGTCATCAACGCCCGTGATCGATGCGACAACACACCACGCGGCGCCGTCATTGATAATCAAGGCTGTCCCAATTACATTCAACCGACCGCCGCGCGCCAGTCACCGACCGCATCAGCACGACAAATTGATGTGTACTTTGCCTCCAATACCGCAAAAGTGACGACGGGCGCTATAACCAATATCGACGCTATGGCAGACTTTCTGATGGATTATCCTGGTACCACGCTCCGTTTAACCGGTCACGCCAGTGCGGGCGGCTCGGCATCCTACAATCACGCGCTCTCTTATCGTCGAGCTATGACGGTCAAGCGTGCGCTTATCGAGCGTGGTATCACGCCACAACGCATCGACGTGGTTGCCAAAGGAGAGACGGACGCCAAGCATGGCAGTGGGGCAGCCGACGCGTATCGGCGAGTCAGTGGTGAAGTATTGAATTTCAAAGGGGATGTCGAGAAAGCATGGACCATCTTCACGCGTCGACCTCAGTCTTAA